In Drosophila simulans strain w501 chromosome 3R, Prin_Dsim_3.1, whole genome shotgun sequence, a single window of DNA contains:
- the LOC6728907 gene encoding uncharacterized protein LOC6728907 → MQKPHHGLCWMLLLLASLIATFMLAFSYWMFVPREESLWSMISNNYSGGSGIKYSLPPAAVPEELKLRQRPPFVYQILH, encoded by the coding sequence ATGCAGAAGCCACATCATGGTCTGTGCTGGATGTTGCTTCTACTGGCATCGCTGATCGCTACTTTTATGCTGGCCTTCAGCTACTGGATGTTTGTGCCGCGCGAGGAGTCACTGTGGTCTATGATATCGAACAACTACAGTGGTGGATCTGGAATAAAGTACTCCCTGCCGCCGGCAGCAGTACCTGAGGAACTTAAACTTCGGCAGAGGCCGCCCTTCGTCTACCAGATATTACATTGA
- the LOC6728908 gene encoding protein SYS1 homolog — protein sequence MKGGTFRNTQWDPTLLSSQIVSMQFCVYFTLGLLVFVANKLSGDNYSLDHLFEYHEIHIYDMGGRLVICAFVLNAFLASLALWCIVRRAKLCLDFSCTFHVLHLLICWWYNRSFPANASWWLLNVITGTIMCIGGEFLCLQTEMKEIPVGYAALNQKSDV from the exons ATGAAGGGCGGCACCTTTCGCAACACGCAGTGGGATCCCACGCTGCTGTCCTCGCAGATTGTGTCCATGCAGTTCTGCGTGTACTTCACACTTGGCCTACTCGTCTTCGTGGCCAACAAGTTGTCCGGGGACAACTATAGTCTGGATCACTTGTTCGAATACCAT GAGATCCACATCTACGACATGGGCGGCCGCCTGGTGATCTGCGCCTTTGTTTTAAATGCGTTCTTAGCCTCCCTGGCACTGTGGTGCATTGTTAGAAGAGCCAAGCTCTGTCTGGACTTTAG TTGCACCTTCCACGTGCTGCATTTGCTCATCTGCTGGTGGTACAACCGCTCCTTTCCCGCGAACGCATCGTGGTGGCTGCTGAACGTCATCACCGGCACAATAATGTGCATAGGCGGCGAGTTTCTCTGCCTGCAGACCGAGATGAAGGAGATCCCAGTGGGCTATGCGGCCCTCAATCAAAAGTCGGACGTCTGA
- the LOC6728909 gene encoding dihydroorotate dehydrogenase (quinone), mitochondrial, producing the protein MDQDHLKNAKNATRRVGRLRSLGIVTVGGAALVAGITAYKNQDQLFRTFVMPAVRLLPAEASHQLAVLACKYRLCPVSQYHDDQNLHTPFFGRMLSNPIGIAAGFDKNAEAVDGLQDLGFGFIEVGTVTPAAQEGNPKPRVFRLTDDKAIINRYGFNSDGHQAVLQRLRLLRKKENFNGVVGVNLGRNKTTMSPIADYVQGVRVFGPVADYLVINVSSPNTKGLRDMQSKEKLRELLEQVNDTKSSLDKNKNVPILLKLSPDLSLDDMKDIVWVIKRKKSRVDGLIVSNTTVSRENLENKKLADETGGLSGPPLKARSTEMIAQMYQLTDGKIPIIGVGGVASGYDAYEKIEAGASYVQIYTALVYEGPALVEDIKAELSALITRLGHTNVADVVGTNSKFYLPK; encoded by the exons ATGGATCAGGATCACTTAAAGAATGCCAAAAACGCCACGCGGAGAGTT GGTCGTCTGCGGTCGCTGGGAATCGTTACAGTCGGAGGAGCTGCCTTGGTGGCGGGCATTACGGCATACAAGAACCAGGACCAGTTGTTCCGGACCTTCGTGATGCCAGCGGTGCGACTTCTTCCGGCGGAAGCCAGCCATCAACTGGCCGTGCTGGCGTGCAAGTACCGCTTGTGCCCGGTTTCACAGTACCATGATGACCAGAACTTGCACACGCCGTTCTTTGGGCGGATGCTTAGCAATCCTATTGGCATTGCAGCGGGATTCGATAAGAACGCGGAGGCGGTGGACGGGCTGCAGGATCTAGGATTCGGATTTATAGAGGTGGGCACAGTTACCCCGGCGGCCCAGGAGGGCAATCCCAAGCCGAGGGTATTCCGGTTGACCGATGACAAGGCTATCATTAATCGGTACGGATTTAATAGCGATGGTCATCAGGCGGTGCTCCAACGGCTGCGCCTGCTCCGCAAAAAGGAGAACTTCAATGGAGTTGTGGGCGTGAATCTGGGCCGGAACAAGACCACCATGAGCCCGATAGCGGATTATGTACAGGGTGTCCGGGTTTTCGGGCCCGTAGCGGACTACCTGGTCATTAATGTGAGCAGTCCGAACACCAAGGGCCTGCGCGATATGCAGAGCAAGGAGAAGCTAAGAGAGCTACTGGAACAGGTCAACGACACGAAATCCTCCCTAGATAAGAACAAAAATGTGCCCATACTCTTGAAACTCTCGCCGGATCTATCGTTGGACGACATGAAGGACATCGTGTGGGTTATCAAGCGCAAGAAGAGCCGCGTGGATGGCCTAATCGTTTCCAATACCACGGTGTCGCGGGAAAAcctcgaaaacaaaaagctggcCGATGAAACTGGCGGATTGAGTGGTCCTCCACTCAAGGCCCGCTCCACAGAGATGATCGCCCAGATGTACCAGCTCACCGATGGAAAGATTCCCATCATAGGCGTCGGCGGAGTGGCTTCTGGCTATGATGCATACGAAAAGATCGAAGCTGGGGCTTCCTACGTTCAGATCTACACGGCTTTAGTGTACGAGGGACCCGCCCTTGTGGAAGACATTAAGGCGGAGTTGTCGGCGCTGATCACACGGCTGGGTCACACTAATGTTGCGGACGTGGTGGGCACCAACAGCAAGTTCTACTTGCCCAAATGA
- the LOC6728910 gene encoding 28 kDa ribonucleoprotein, chloroplastic: protein MSSGFVRSSYKLFVGNLPWTIGSKELRTYFSKYGHVANAEVVFDRQLGLSKHYGFVVFSQRDAFNSASNQNTHFLDGRVLTVQRANESPQS, encoded by the coding sequence ATGTCCAGCGGTTTTGTGCGTAGCAGCTACAAATTGTTCGTCGGCAACCTGCCGTGGACGATAGGCAGCAAGGAGCTGCGGACCTACTTCTCCAAGTACGGGCACGTGGCCAACGCGGAGGTGGTCTTCGACCGGCAACTGGGCCTGTCCAAGCACTATGGCTTTGTGGTGTTCAGCCAGCGGGATGCCTTTAACAGCGCCAGCAACCAGAACACCCACTTCCTAGATGGACGAGTGCTCACAGTGCAGCGGGCGAATGAAAGTCCTCAAAGTTAA
- the LOC6728911 gene encoding dual specificity mitogen-activated protein kinase kinase 4 encodes MAERPKNLFATGSSRSRNPPDQLSLNNLSIRHPPSSTSSTSSGSTSSGSSSSSQHNHVTRCFGAQQPQQTPPVASSQVPPVPAASSSSAADRHRERIRQQACGKLQFGEGAANTHTFTSDDLEDEGEIGRGAFGAVNKMIFKKLDKVMAVKRIRSTVDEKEQKQLLMDLEVVMKSNECIYIVQFYGALFKEGDCWICMELMDTSLDKFYKYIYEKQQRHIPESILAKITVATVNALNYLKEELKIIHRDVKPSNILLHRRGDIKLCDFGISGQLVDSIAKTKDAGCRPYMAPERIDPERAKGYDVRSDVWSLGITLMEVATGNFPYRKWDSVFEQLCQVVQGEPPRLLTSYNGMEFSKEFVDFVNTCLIKKESDRPKYSRLLEMPFIRRGETSHTDVAVYVADILESMEKDGITQFTANQQAES; translated from the exons ATGGCCGAGCGACcgaaaaatttgtttgcaa CCGGATCCAGTCGCTCCCGCAATCCCCCGGATCAGCTAAGCCTGAATAATCTTAGCATACGCCATCCGCCCTCGTCCACGTCGTCCACTTCTTCGGGATCCACATCCTCGGGCTCAAGTTCCTCTTCACAGCATAACCATGTGACCCGCTGTTTTGGCGCccagcagccacagcaaaCCCCGCCGGTGGCCAGCAGTCAAGTGCCACCGGTACCGGCAGCATCGAGCAGCAGCGCTGCCGATCGTCACCGGGAGCGAATTCGCCAGCAGGCCTGTGGCAAGCTACAGTTTGGTGAGGGCGCTGccaatacacacacatttactTCAGACGATCTCGAGGATGAGGGCGAAATTGGACGCGGTGCATTTGGGGCAGTCAACAAGATGATCTTTAAGAAACTGGACAAGGTGATGGCCGTCAAGCGCATTCGATCCACCGTAGACGAGAAGGAACAGAAGCAGCTGCTCATGGATCTCGAGGTGGTCATGAAGTCCAACGAGTGCATCTACATTGTTCAGTTCTATGGGGCGCTGTTTAAGGAGGGAGACTGCTGGATTTGTATGGAGCTGATGGACACCTCGTTGGACAAGTTTTACAAGTACATCTACGAAAAGCAGCAGCGCCACATTCCAGAGTCCATACTGGCTAAGATAACAGTGGCCACGGTCAATGCGCTGAACTATTTGAAGGAGGAGCTAAAGATTATCCATCGGGATGTGAAACCGAGCAATATTCTGTTGCACCGTCGCGGAGACATAAAGCTGTGTGATTTTGGTATTTCGGGTCAGCTGGTCGACTCTATTGCCAAGACCAAGGATGCGGGCTGCAGGCCCTACATGGCG CCGGAGCGCATTGATCCAGAGCGTGCCAAGGGCTACGATGTACGAAGCGATGTTTGGTCATTGGGCATCACTTTGATGGAGGTGGCGACTGGTAATTTCCCCTATCGTAAATGGGACTCTGTTTTCGAGCAGTTGTGTCAG gtTGTGCAAGGCGAACCGCCGCGACTTTTGACATCCTATAACGGCATGGAGTTCTCCAAAGAGTTTGTGGATTTTGTCAACACTTG CCTCATTAAAAAGGAGAGCGATCGGCCCAAGTATAGTCGTCTGCTGGAGATGCCCTTCATACGTCGTGGTGAGACGAGCCACACTGATGTTGCCGTGTATGTGGCCGATATACTGGAGTCGATGGAGAAAGACGGCATTACGCAGTTTACGGCCAACCAGCAGGCGGAGAGTTAA
- the LOC6728912 gene encoding probable cytochrome P450 313b1, with protein MLACIILSGWLLLAWMYFLWSRRRYYKVAWQLRGPIGWPLIGMGLQMMNPETFLQYMDGLSRQFKAPFISWMGTSCFLYINDPHSVEQIFNSTHCTNKGDFYRFMSSAIGDGLFTSSSPRWHKHRRLINPAFGRQILSNFLPIFNAEAEVLLQKLELEGVQHGKRLEIYQILKKIVLEAACQTTMGKKMNFQHDGSMAIFKAYNGLTEVCVKRMLSPWLYPDLIYRRSGLFRLQQKVVGILFGFIEQLLEPIVSVMAANANPEQQRSELEMRGKSKAIFIEQVREHVERGQLSWQDVRDEANVTIAATFETTSTALYFTILCLAMHPCYQEKLHQELVTELSPTGDISLEQLQRLEYTEMVINEAMRLFAPVPMVLRSADQDIQLKRDDGEFLIPRGTQIGIDIYNMQRDERVWGPLSRTYNPEAHFGTDSPQRHAFAFVPFTKGLRMCIGYRYAQMLMKLLLARIFRSYRISTEARLEELLVKGNISLKLKDYPLCRVERR; from the exons ATGCTGGCCTGCATCATTTTAAGCGGCTGGCTGCTATTGGCTTGGATGTACTTCCTGTGGAGCCGGCGAAGGTATTATAAAGTCGCATGGCAGTTGCGCGGACCCATTGGCTGGCCCCTAATAGGCATGGGCTTACAAATGATGAACCCGGAGA CCTTTTTGCAGTACATGGATGGTCTGTCGCGACAGTTTAAAGCGCCTTTCATCTCCTGGATGGGCACCAGTTGTTTCCTCTACATCAACGATCCGCACAGCGTGGAGCAGATATTCAACTCGACGCACTGCACCAATAAGGGCGATTTCTATCGATTCATGAGCTCGGCCATTGGGGACGGACTGTTTACGTCCAGTTCGCCACGTTGGCACAAACATCGTCGCCTCATTAATCCCGCCTTTGGTCGCCAGATTCTCAGCAACTTCCTGCCCATTTTCAATGCCGAAGCGGAGGTGCTTCTGCAGAAGCTGGAGCTCGAGGGTGTGCAGCACGGTAAGCGGCTGGAAATCTACCAAATCCTCAAGAAAATCGTTTTGGAAGCAGCTTGCC AGACAACGATGGGCAAGAAAATGAACTTTCAGCACGACGGATCTATGGCCATATTTAAAGCTTATAATGG CTTGACGGAAGTGTGTGTAAAACGAATGCTATCCCCCTGGCTTTATCCGGACTTAATATATCGTCGTTCCGGACTTTTCCGCCTGCAGCAAAAGGTCGTCGGCATACTTTTTGGGTTTATAGAACAG CTTCTCGAACCCATAGTCTCGGTGATGGCCGCCAATGCCAATCCGGAGCAGCAGCGATCCGAGCTGGAGATGAGGGGCAAGTCCAAAGCCATTTTCATTGAGCAGGTGCGTGAGCATGTGGAGCGCGGTCAGCTGAGTTGGCAGGATGTGAGGGATGAGGCGAATGTGACCATTGCAGCG ACTTTCGAGACCACATCGACGGCCTTGTACTTTACCATCCTCTGCCTGGCGATGCATCCCTGCTACCAAGAGAAGCTGCACCAGGAACTGGTCACAGAGCTGTCGCCAACTGGCGACATATCCTTGGAGCAGCTCCAGCGACTGGAGTACACCGAAATGGTGATCAACGAGGCCATGCGGCTGTTTGCTCCAGTGCCCATGGTGCTGCGTTCAGCGGATCAGGACATCCAGCTGAAGCGCGACGACGGGGAATTCCTCATTCCGCGTGGCACCCAGATCGGCATCGATATCTACAACATGCAGCGGGATGAGCGGGTGTGGGGACCACTTTCGCGTACCTACAATCCGGAGGCGCATTTCGGAACGGATTCGCCTCAGAGGCACGCCTTCGCCTTCGTTCCCTTCACCAAGGGATTGCGCATGTGCATCGGCTATCGATATGCCCAAATGCTGATGAAAttgctgctggccaggatcTTTCGCAGCTATCGAATCAGCACGGAGGCCCGCTTGGAGGAGCTACTGGTCAAGGGTAATATCTCCCTGAAGCTTAAGGATTACCCGCTGTGCCGCGTGGAGCGGAGATAA